One segment of Trachemys scripta elegans isolate TJP31775 chromosome 1, CAS_Tse_1.0, whole genome shotgun sequence DNA contains the following:
- the LOC117871335 gene encoding tripartite motif-containing protein 3-like has protein sequence MEVLQRSPEGSSRPDAAALDPVSAVTGQPLSCPNHEGKVMEFYCESCETAMCHECTEGEHREHITVPLRNVVEQHKAALQQQLDAIKSRLPQLTAAIGLVTEISKQLLERKNAAVGEISGSFAELEQALQQRKGLLVRDLEATCSAKQKVALPPSPPLYLPVVWCSGLAGVSPRLSASAPGGRFVPKGSQAPPGLTAVTPPAGTAARRPPTSQPPPQPLLRPLLSSWSHRLAPGSTGPIPGC, from the exons ATGGAGGTGCTGCAGCGCTCCCCCGAGGGCAGCAGCCGCCCGGACGCCGCCGCGCTGGACCCCGTCAGCGCCGTCACCGGCCAGCCACTCTCCTGCCCCAACCACGAGGGCAAG gtgaTGGAGTTCTACTGCGAGTCGTGCGAGACGGCCATGTGCCACGAGTGCACAGAGGGGGAGCACCGGGAGCACATCACCGTGCCGCTGCGCAACGTGGTGGAGCAGCACAAGGCcgcgctgcagcagcagctcgaCGCCATCAAGAGCCG gCTGCCCCAGCTGACGGCTGCCATCGGGCTGGTGACCGAGATCAGCAAGCAGCTCCTGGAGCGGAAGAACGCGGCTGTGGGTGAGATCAGCGGCTCCTTCGCAGAGCTGGAGCAGGCCCTACAGCAGCGCAAGGGGCTGCTCGTGCGTGACCTGGAGGCCACCTGCAGCGCCAAGCAGAAGGtagcccttcccccttcccctcccctctattTGCCTGTGGTCTGGTGCTCTGGTCTGGCTGGGGTCAGCCCCCGCCTCTCAGCAAGTGCCCCTGGTGGGAGATTTGTACCCAAagggagccaggcaccccccggCCTGACTGCAGTAACTCCGCCAGCGGGGACGGCAGCCCGGCGGCCCCCCAcgtcacagccccccccccagcccctcctccgccCTTTGCTCTCCAGCTGGTCGCACCGGCTGGCTCCCGGCAGCACGGGGCCCATCCCTGGGTGTTAG